The following are encoded together in the Streptomyces sp. NBC_00358 genome:
- a CDS encoding DUF2516 family protein, with translation MLMTAFGGLMWLIFTAMLVLAVVALVMAAIAREDAYRAADKQNKMFWLIILGVTVAVNLLVPMLFLQLAGLVATIVFFVDVRPALRQVSGGGGGRRGGSSSDGPYGPYNGGR, from the coding sequence GTGCTGATGACGGCATTCGGCGGTCTGATGTGGCTGATCTTCACAGCCATGCTCGTGCTCGCCGTGGTGGCGCTGGTGATGGCCGCGATCGCCCGCGAGGACGCCTACCGAGCCGCCGACAAGCAGAACAAGATGTTCTGGCTCATCATTCTCGGCGTCACCGTGGCGGTGAACCTCCTGGTGCCGATGCTCTTCCTGCAACTCGCGGGCCTGGTCGCCACGATCGTCTTCTTCGTCGACGTGCGTCCCGCCCTGCGGCAGGTCTCCGGCGGCGGAGGTGGCCGCCGCGGCGGAAGCAGCAGCGACGGCCCGTACGGCCCGTACAACGGCGGCAGGTAG
- a CDS encoding helix-turn-helix domain-containing protein, which yields MASLNVGNLGEYLREQRRTAQLSLRQLADAAGVSNPYLSQIERGLRKPSAEVLQQVAKALRISAETLYVRAGILDAERDRDEVETRAVILADPTLNERQKQVLLQIYESFRKENGFEIAPADETAHGVEVPGTGAGRGTDASKAQDIPDAQPSQDTAVRGPRTADGSDADPQQNAS from the coding sequence ATGGCATCGCTCAACGTCGGCAATCTTGGTGAGTATCTGCGGGAACAGCGGCGCACCGCGCAACTGTCGCTGCGGCAGCTCGCCGACGCCGCCGGGGTGTCCAATCCGTATCTGAGCCAGATCGAGCGCGGGCTGCGCAAGCCGAGCGCGGAGGTGCTCCAGCAGGTCGCCAAGGCGCTGCGGATCTCCGCCGAGACGCTGTATGTGCGGGCCGGCATTCTCGACGCCGAGCGGGACCGGGACGAGGTGGAGACGCGTGCCGTCATCCTCGCCGATCCCACGCTGAACGAGCGGCAGAAGCAGGTGCTGCTCCAGATCTACGAGTCCTTCCGCAAGGAGAACGGATTCGAGATCGCGCCGGCGGACGAGACCGCTCACGGCGTCGAGGTGCCCGGCACCGGCGCGGGCCGCGGCACCGACGCATCCAAGGCTCAGGACATACCGGACGCCCAGCCTTCACAGGACACCGCCGTCCGCGGCCCCCGCACGGCCGACGGCAGCGATGCCGATCCGCAGCAGAACGCGAGTTGA
- a CDS encoding TetR/AcrR family transcriptional regulator — MSGTGLRERKRQRMYQAVSDTAIGLFIEKGFDAVSVAEVAAAAEISKPTLFRYFPAKEDLVLHRFADHETEAARVVEEGRAAGRSAIDALREHFLDGLRREDPVTGLNEHPGILAFHRLLYGTPSLVARMYGYLERSEAALAGALAEPLGAGLDARLAAGQITAVRRILAEENLRRIAEGERVTDVRPDAEAAAERAFARLAAGFPGLA, encoded by the coding sequence ATGAGTGGCACCGGACTGCGTGAACGCAAGAGGCAACGGATGTACCAGGCCGTCTCCGACACCGCCATCGGCCTCTTCATCGAGAAGGGGTTCGACGCCGTGTCCGTCGCCGAGGTCGCGGCCGCCGCCGAGATCTCCAAGCCGACGCTCTTCCGGTACTTCCCGGCCAAGGAGGACCTGGTCCTGCACCGGTTCGCGGACCACGAGACCGAGGCCGCTCGGGTCGTCGAGGAGGGCCGGGCGGCCGGGCGGTCCGCGATCGACGCGCTCAGGGAGCACTTCCTGGACGGGCTGCGCCGCGAGGACCCCGTCACCGGGCTCAACGAACATCCCGGCATTCTCGCCTTCCACCGGCTGCTCTACGGCACGCCGTCGCTGGTGGCGCGGATGTACGGGTACCTGGAGCGGTCCGAGGCCGCGCTAGCCGGGGCGCTCGCCGAGCCGCTGGGCGCCGGGCTCGACGCGCGGCTCGCCGCCGGGCAGATCACGGCCGTGCGCCGCATCCTCGCCGAGGAGAACCTGCGGCGGATCGCGGAGGGCGAGCGGGTGACGGACGTACGGCCGGACGCCGAGGCGGCGGCCGAGCGGGCCTTCGCGCGGCTGGCGGCGGGGTTCCCCGGGCTCGCCTGA
- a CDS encoding SDR family NAD(P)-dependent oxidoreductase: protein MIALVTGGNRGIGRETVRLLASDGHTVYLTARSAEAAADAAEDIGLPGVRPLRLDVTSEADIAAAARDIDALDVLINNAAITYDTWQRASTADLDVVREAAETNLYGPWRLTQALLPLLRASGHPRIVNVSSEAASLTGMGGGTPAYSASKVALNALTRMFAAELRSDGILVNAVCPGWVATDMGGPGGRPVEEGAASVVWAATLADDGPTGGFFRDGRRLPW, encoded by the coding sequence GTGATCGCGCTCGTCACCGGCGGCAACCGCGGAATCGGCCGTGAGACCGTCCGCCTGCTGGCCTCCGACGGCCACACCGTGTATCTGACCGCCCGGTCCGCGGAGGCCGCCGCCGACGCGGCCGAGGACATCGGGCTGCCCGGCGTCCGCCCGCTCCGCCTCGACGTGACCTCCGAGGCGGACATCGCGGCGGCGGCCCGGGACATCGACGCGCTCGACGTGCTGATCAACAACGCGGCGATCACGTACGACACCTGGCAGCGCGCCTCGACCGCGGACCTGGACGTCGTCCGCGAGGCGGCCGAGACCAATCTGTACGGGCCCTGGCGGCTGACCCAGGCACTGCTCCCGCTGCTCCGGGCGAGCGGGCACCCGCGGATCGTGAACGTCTCCAGCGAGGCCGCGTCCCTCACGGGCATGGGCGGCGGAACACCGGCGTACTCGGCATCGAAGGTCGCTCTCAACGCCCTGACCAGGATGTTCGCCGCCGAACTGCGGTCCGACGGGATCCTGGTGAACGCGGTCTGCCCGGGCTGGGTCGCGACCGACATGGGCGGGCCGGGCGGCCGGCCCGTCGAGGAGGGTGCCGCGAGCGTCGTCTGGGCGGCCACCCTCGCGGACGACGGCCCTACCGGTGGCTTCTTCCGCGACGGCCGACGCCTGCCCTGGTGA
- a CDS encoding HAD family hydrolase, with amino-acid sequence MVRRPLGNHHHGPETLLVTSDTTQTDAVATQTENLRDTITRARFVLFDFDGPVCRLFAGHSAERVARDLVEWLERQGMHGLLTPEERVHPDPMVVLHAVNRRSPRSDLVTELEARFTQQELKAVPKAWPTAYADAVIRTWTAVGARLAITTNNSPLTAARYLESRGLAACFAPNIYGRTGDLHHLKPDPHCLNRALNALGAAPSKALMIGDARSDLDAARRAGVPFLGYARNERKEKLLRDAGAEQVVTSLETVLQALRGRL; translated from the coding sequence GTGGTTCGACGCCCTCTGGGAAACCATCACCACGGACCTGAAACTCTCCTAGTGACTTCTGATACGACGCAGACTGATGCGGTGGCGACACAGACAGAGAACCTGCGGGACACGATCACCCGGGCGCGCTTCGTGCTGTTCGACTTCGACGGGCCGGTCTGCCGGCTGTTCGCGGGGCACTCGGCGGAACGGGTGGCGAGGGATCTGGTCGAATGGCTCGAACGACAGGGGATGCACGGCCTGTTGACCCCCGAGGAGCGTGTGCACCCCGACCCGATGGTGGTGCTGCACGCGGTGAACCGGCGGAGCCCGCGCAGCGATCTGGTGACCGAACTGGAGGCGCGGTTCACCCAGCAGGAACTCAAGGCGGTGCCCAAGGCGTGGCCCACCGCGTACGCCGACGCGGTGATACGGACCTGGACCGCCGTCGGTGCCCGGCTGGCGATCACCACCAACAACTCCCCGCTCACGGCGGCCCGTTACCTGGAGAGCCGCGGCCTGGCCGCCTGCTTCGCGCCCAACATCTACGGCCGCACCGGGGACCTGCACCACCTCAAGCCGGACCCGCACTGCCTCAACCGGGCCCTGAACGCCCTCGGTGCCGCTCCTTCGAAGGCCCTCATGATCGGTGACGCCCGCTCGGACCTGGACGCGGCCCGGCGGGCCGGGGTCCCGTTCCTCGGCTACGCGCGTAACGAGCGCAAGGAGAAGCTGCTTCGGGACGCCGGAGCCGAGCAGGTGGTGACGTCGCTGGAGACCGTGCTGCAGGCGCTGCGGGGTCGGCTCTGA
- a CDS encoding NAD-dependent epimerase/dehydratase family protein: protein MVMRVFVAGGTGVLGQRLVPQLVARGHQVTATTTSAAKRGLLERLGADAVVMDGLDAVSVGEAVAGARPDTIVHQMTAISMAHAGKPDLKHPDRWFATTNRLRTEGTDHLLAAAGATGVSHVVAQGYASWNGVREGGWVKTEEDPLDLMEGTAAHGGMLAMRHVEEAVLAVGGAVLRYGAFYGPGATDDQVELVRKRQFPLVGRATGYSSWIHLDDAASATVLAVEQKATGVFNIVDDDPAPASEWLPHLAACAGAKRPVRIPVWLARLLAGDQAVVMMTEGRGFSNAKAKRDLGWLPRRPSWRQGFAETLT from the coding sequence ATGGTCATGCGGGTGTTCGTGGCAGGCGGGACCGGGGTCCTCGGGCAGCGGCTGGTGCCGCAGCTCGTGGCCCGTGGGCACCAGGTGACGGCGACGACGACGAGCGCGGCGAAACGGGGCCTGCTGGAACGGCTCGGCGCCGACGCCGTCGTGATGGACGGGCTGGACGCGGTGTCGGTCGGCGAGGCGGTGGCGGGCGCGCGACCGGACACGATCGTGCACCAGATGACCGCGATCTCCATGGCGCACGCGGGCAAGCCCGACCTCAAGCACCCGGACCGATGGTTCGCCACCACCAACCGGCTGCGCACCGAGGGGACGGACCATCTGCTGGCCGCGGCCGGGGCGACCGGCGTCTCTCATGTCGTCGCGCAGGGTTACGCCAGTTGGAACGGCGTCCGCGAGGGCGGCTGGGTGAAGACCGAGGAGGACCCGCTCGACCTGATGGAGGGGACCGCGGCGCACGGAGGCATGCTGGCGATGCGCCATGTCGAGGAGGCCGTCCTCGCGGTCGGCGGGGCGGTCCTGCGGTACGGCGCCTTCTATGGTCCCGGCGCCACCGACGATCAGGTCGAGCTGGTGCGCAAGCGGCAGTTCCCGCTGGTCGGGCGGGCCACCGGGTACAGCTCGTGGATCCATCTCGACGACGCGGCGAGTGCCACCGTCCTGGCCGTGGAGCAGAAGGCGACGGGCGTGTTCAACATCGTCGACGACGACCCGGCCCCGGCTTCGGAGTGGCTGCCCCACCTGGCCGCGTGCGCGGGAGCGAAACGGCCCGTGCGGATTCCCGTGTGGCTGGCACGACTGCTGGCCGGGGACCAGGCGGTGGTGATGATGACCGAGGGGCGCGGCTTCTCCAACGCCAAGGCCAAGCGTGACCTCGGCTGGCTGCCGCGCCGGCCGTCATGGCGCCAGGGCTTCGCCGAAACGCTGACCTGA
- a CDS encoding aminoglycoside phosphotransferase family protein codes for MTSENERARWKCREPRPGLLWFDRRCFASEEQLLSALKGRIEGIPDLVEAGRGVDLQRFIEGRTLGSLYGSGSEIPPSLFVQIVSLFRQLARVRPDSLSAERTCTSADRAPEGDTSGFLERLILFTDKRVYQRNMPGFKGLFYDLGLDETSFAHLRSHVSGLTERPFCLLHADLHRENFVVDADERLWTIDWELAMFGDPLYDLATHLYLMRYPADQERRMIRHWCAAVEGEAPGSSAGWADDLPKLLAYKRAQSVFTDVIRMALPLADEPAADGSPLLAHTAGRIRKVLSAAREPLGIEVPTIEHVTASLGRWCERYDPIGGKPLP; via the coding sequence GTGACCTCAGAGAACGAACGGGCCCGCTGGAAATGCCGGGAGCCACGCCCCGGACTGCTGTGGTTCGACCGGCGCTGTTTCGCCTCCGAGGAACAACTGCTCAGCGCTCTGAAGGGCCGGATCGAAGGAATCCCCGACCTTGTCGAGGCAGGTCGCGGCGTCGACCTCCAGCGGTTCATCGAGGGAAGGACGCTCGGATCGCTGTACGGGTCCGGCAGCGAGATCCCTCCGTCCCTTTTCGTGCAGATCGTTTCTCTTTTCAGGCAGTTGGCCCGTGTGCGGCCCGATTCCCTCTCCGCGGAACGGACCTGCACTTCCGCGGACCGGGCGCCCGAAGGCGACACCTCGGGCTTTCTGGAACGGCTCATCCTGTTCACGGACAAGCGGGTGTACCAAAGGAATATGCCCGGCTTCAAGGGCCTGTTCTACGACCTCGGGCTGGACGAGACCTCCTTCGCGCATCTCCGCAGTCATGTGTCGGGACTGACGGAGCGTCCTTTCTGTCTGCTGCACGCCGATCTCCACCGGGAGAATTTCGTCGTCGACGCGGACGAACGGCTCTGGACCATCGACTGGGAGCTGGCGATGTTCGGCGACCCGCTCTACGACCTGGCCACCCATCTCTACCTGATGCGGTATCCCGCGGACCAGGAGCGGCGGATGATCCGGCACTGGTGTGCGGCCGTCGAGGGCGAGGCTCCCGGCAGCTCGGCCGGCTGGGCCGACGACCTGCCCAAGCTGCTCGCCTACAAGCGCGCCCAGTCCGTCTTCACCGACGTCATCCGGATGGCGCTGCCGCTGGCCGATGAGCCGGCGGCCGACGGGAGTCCCCTCCTCGCCCACACCGCCGGCAGGATCCGGAAGGTGCTGAGCGCCGCGAGGGAGCCGCTGGGGATCGAGGTGCCGACCATCGAGCACGTCACGGCATCGCTCGGCAGGTGGTGCGAGCGCTACGACCCGATCGGGGGCAAGCCCCTGCCGTGA